A region from the Halomarina litorea genome encodes:
- a CDS encoding DUF2298 domain-containing protein has product MEYGLVALWLATYLSLLVAGVPLLAALCPRLADRGAGVALPAALAIVGFVAWAVGHVSFGWPALLAGNVVLVSLLALAVRRGALVGVEWEAVAETAVVFTLAFLAMVAVRAVDPSVHATMGEKFLDFGLLKSLLRAESVPPGDFWFAGEAVQYYYGGHLLAALLARLTFTEARFAYNLALAGFFGMFVTAAYGLAGSVGAHMGANRTTAGALGAFFVGLASNLWTPLRLLGGVLPDGLVNWAAGVGGIEGFTAAGYDPVGEFTYWGASRVIPGTINEFPLFAYLNGDLHAHMMSTPFLLLAATLAYSYYRTPEAEVGRRWLLLGSLAPLSALVAVVNTWSFPTVFGVAWLAVAFAPADPLSLVGLGGDETRRPDSWLARELRWTGGALGVVALLAVGGVLLSLPFWLGTASGRAVALVEDHSPLVGLLVVHGTFLLVTLPYLLGWGRRAVDARTLGLGVAGMLFVGSFAWLLGFAAFLVAGPVALGAWALLRLAPREAATDADGPGFAAVLMLAATGLVLLVELVYIREEAGPGRMNTVFKTYAQVWALWAPAAGAALGTMLARGRPAPTLTPFRSADRAAFGDVGLVQVGVVLLVVSTSAYGALAAADHFTAEGHYDADAQELYPRTDDPTLDALAFVDTYRTEEAAAIRWLDERPGRVVVAEAPGRQPYTWANAPTTLTGHQSVVGWAHEIGYRGREAYTERARDADWIFGDSPRRTAKYLAAYDVDYVYVGPRERAAYGEVSFDRVPGVTVAKRFDGVTIYRVDQSALETGGAAANGSAG; this is encoded by the coding sequence ATGGAATACGGTCTCGTCGCGCTGTGGCTGGCGACGTACCTCTCGCTTCTCGTCGCCGGCGTCCCCCTCCTCGCGGCCCTCTGTCCCCGCCTCGCGGACCGGGGTGCGGGCGTAGCCCTCCCCGCCGCACTCGCCATCGTCGGGTTCGTCGCGTGGGCCGTCGGCCACGTCTCCTTCGGGTGGCCCGCGCTCCTCGCGGGCAACGTCGTCCTCGTCTCCCTGCTCGCCCTCGCGGTCCGTCGCGGCGCGCTGGTGGGGGTGGAGTGGGAGGCCGTGGCGGAGACGGCCGTCGTCTTCACGCTCGCCTTCCTCGCGATGGTCGCGGTCCGGGCCGTCGACCCCTCGGTCCACGCCACGATGGGCGAGAAGTTCCTCGACTTCGGCCTCCTCAAGAGCCTCCTCCGGGCCGAGAGCGTCCCCCCGGGGGACTTCTGGTTCGCCGGGGAGGCGGTGCAGTACTACTACGGCGGCCACCTGCTCGCGGCACTGCTCGCGCGCCTCACGTTCACCGAGGCGCGCTTCGCGTACAACCTCGCGCTGGCGGGCTTCTTCGGCATGTTCGTCACCGCGGCCTACGGCCTCGCGGGGAGCGTCGGCGCGCACATGGGGGCGAACCGGACGACGGCGGGCGCCCTCGGCGCGTTCTTCGTCGGCCTCGCCTCGAACCTCTGGACGCCCCTCAGACTGCTCGGCGGCGTCCTCCCCGACGGTCTGGTGAACTGGGCCGCTGGAGTGGGTGGCATCGAGGGCTTCACGGCCGCCGGCTACGACCCCGTCGGCGAGTTCACCTACTGGGGCGCGAGTCGCGTCATCCCGGGGACCATCAACGAGTTCCCGCTGTTCGCCTACCTCAACGGCGACCTGCACGCCCACATGATGAGCACGCCGTTCCTCCTGCTGGCGGCCACCCTCGCGTACAGCTACTACCGCACCCCCGAGGCAGAGGTGGGCCGCCGGTGGCTCCTGCTCGGGTCCCTCGCCCCCCTCTCGGCGCTCGTCGCCGTCGTCAACACGTGGTCGTTCCCCACCGTCTTCGGCGTGGCGTGGCTGGCAGTCGCCTTCGCGCCCGCGGACCCCCTCTCGCTGGTCGGCCTCGGGGGCGACGAGACCCGCCGGCCCGACTCGTGGCTCGCCCGCGAACTCCGGTGGACCGGCGGCGCACTCGGCGTCGTCGCCCTCCTCGCCGTCGGCGGCGTCCTCCTCTCGCTTCCCTTCTGGCTGGGGACGGCGAGCGGTCGGGCCGTCGCCCTCGTCGAGGACCACAGCCCGCTCGTGGGACTGCTCGTCGTCCACGGCACCTTCCTGCTCGTCACCCTGCCGTATCTGCTCGGGTGGGGTCGACGCGCCGTGGACGCCCGGACGCTCGGCCTCGGCGTGGCCGGCATGCTGTTCGTCGGGTCGTTCGCGTGGCTCCTCGGGTTCGCCGCGTTCCTCGTCGCCGGTCCCGTCGCCCTCGGGGCGTGGGCGCTGCTCCGTCTCGCCCCGCGCGAGGCCGCCACCGACGCCGACGGACCGGGGTTCGCCGCCGTCCTGATGCTCGCCGCGACGGGCCTCGTCCTGCTGGTCGAACTCGTCTACATCCGCGAGGAGGCTGGGCCGGGGCGGATGAACACCGTCTTCAAGACCTACGCGCAGGTGTGGGCGCTCTGGGCGCCCGCCGCGGGCGCGGCCCTCGGAACCATGCTCGCGCGCGGGCGGCCCGCCCCCACCCTCACCCCCTTCCGGAGCGCGGACCGCGCGGCGTTCGGCGACGTGGGCCTCGTGCAGGTCGGCGTGGTCCTGCTCGTCGTCTCGACGTCCGCCTACGGTGCGCTCGCGGCCGCCGACCACTTCACCGCCGAGGGCCACTACGACGCCGACGCGCAGGAACTGTACCCGCGGACCGACGACCCGACGCTCGACGCCCTCGCCTTCGTCGACACCTACCGCACGGAGGAGGCCGCCGCCATCCGGTGGCTGGACGAACGACCCGGTCGGGTCGTCGTCGCCGAGGCTCCCGGCAGGCAGCCCTACACGTGGGCTAACGCGCCGACGACGCTCACCGGCCACCAGAGCGTCGTCGGGTGGGCCCACGAGATCGGCTACCGCGGGCGCGAGGCGTACACGGAGCGCGCGAGGGACGCCGACTGGATATTCGGCGACTCGCCGCGCCGCACCGCGAAGTACCTCGCCGCCTACGACGTGGACTACGTCTACGTCGGGCCGCGCGAACGCGCCGCCTACGGCGAGGTGTCCTTCGACCGCGTGCCGGGCGTCACCGTCGCGAAGCGCTTCGACGGCGTCACTATCTACCGGGTGGACCAGTCCGCACTGGAGACGGGCGGGGCGGCTGCGAATGGGTCCGCCGGGTGA
- a CDS encoding glycosyltransferase produces the protein MPTVGLVIPAFSPDPRALSTYVRALDEYLAPETIRIELDDPTPELVGRLADLPATVNAFPYRRGKGAAITDGFEALDTDILAFADADGSTPARSIVDVVTPLLTGEVDVCVGSRRHPEAVVQSHQTHARRRMGDAFAWLARRALEADLYDYQCGAKALTRDAWVTVRQHLYEPGFAWDIEFVAIAAAFEYRIREVPVTWCDSPNSTVSPVRTAVSMGRSLLTARHRAKRLQDHGLHRALPADDTTALVDRQGGTDR, from the coding sequence ATGCCGACCGTCGGTCTCGTCATCCCCGCGTTCAGCCCGGACCCCCGAGCGCTGTCCACCTACGTCCGGGCGCTCGACGAGTACCTCGCCCCCGAGACCATCCGTATCGAACTGGACGACCCGACCCCCGAACTGGTCGGGCGACTCGCCGACCTCCCGGCGACGGTCAACGCCTTCCCCTACCGTCGGGGGAAGGGGGCGGCCATCACCGATGGGTTCGAGGCGCTCGACACCGACATCCTCGCGTTCGCCGACGCGGACGGGAGCACGCCCGCGAGGAGTATCGTCGACGTGGTCACCCCCCTCCTCACGGGCGAGGTGGACGTCTGCGTCGGGTCGCGTCGCCACCCGGAGGCGGTCGTCCAGAGCCACCAGACGCACGCGCGCAGGCGGATGGGCGACGCGTTCGCGTGGCTCGCCCGCCGGGCGCTGGAAGCGGACCTCTACGACTACCAGTGCGGGGCGAAGGCGCTCACCCGCGACGCCTGGGTGACGGTCAGACAGCACCTCTACGAACCCGGATTCGCGTGGGACATCGAGTTCGTCGCCATCGCGGCCGCCTTCGAGTACCGCATCCGCGAGGTCCCGGTAACGTGGTGTGACAGCCCCAACTCGACTGTCTCGCCCGTCAGAACCGCCGTCTCGATGGGACGGAGCCTCCTCACCGCCCGCCACCGCGCGAAGCGCCTGCAGGACCACGGCCTCCACCGCGCGTTGCCCGCCGACGACACGACGGCGCTGGTCGACCGGCAGGGTGGGACCGACAGATGA